One genomic region from Macaca mulatta isolate MMU2019108-1 chromosome 20, T2T-MMU8v2.0, whole genome shotgun sequence encodes:
- the ADGRG1 gene encoding adhesion G-protein coupled receptor G1 isoform X8: MTAQSLLQTTLFLLSLLFLVQGAHGRGHREDFRFCSQRNQTHISSLHYKFTPDLRISIENSEEALTVHAPFPEAHPASRSFPHPRGLYHFCLYWDRHAGRLHLLYGKHDFLLSDQASSLLCFQHQEESLAQGPPLFATSVTSWWSPQNISLPSASNFTFSFHSPPHTAAHNASVDMCELKRDLQLLSQFLKHPQKASRRPSGTPASQQLQSLESKLTSVRFMGDTVSFEEDRVNATVWKLQPTAGLQDLHIHSRQEQEQSEILEYSVLLPRTLFQRTKGRRGEAEKRLLLVDFSSQALFQDKNSSQVLGEKVLGIVVQNTKVANLTEPVVLTFQHQPQPKNVTLQCVFWVEDPTLSNPGRWSSAGCETVRRETQTSCFCNHLTYFAVLMVSSVEVDAVHKHYLSLLSYVGCVVSALACVVTIAAYLCSRRKPRDYTIKVHMNLLLAVFLLDVSFLLSEPVALTGSQSGCRASAIFLHFSLLACLSWMGLEGYNLYRLVVEVFGTYIPGYLLKLSAMGWGFPIFLVTLVALVDVDNYGPIILAVHRTPESVIYPSMCWIRDSLVSYITNLGLFSLVFLFNMAMLGTMVVQILRLRPHTQKWSHVLTLLGLSLVLGLPWALIFFSFASGTFQLVVLYLFSIITSFQGFLIFLWYWSMRLQARGGPSPLKSNSDSARLPISTGSTSSSRI, encoded by the exons gTGCCCACGGCAGGGGCCACAGGGAAGACTTTCGCTTCTGCAGCCAGCGGAACCAGACACACATTAGCAGCCTCCACTACAAATTCACGCCAGACCTGCGCATCTCCATCGAGAACTCCGAGGAGGCCCTCACAGTCCATGCCCCCTTCCCGGAAGCCCACCCTGCTTCCCGATCCTTCCCTCACCCCAGGGGCCTCTACCATTTCTGCCTCTACTGGGACCGACATGCTGGGAGATTGCATCTTCTCTATGGCAAGCATGACTTCTTGCTGAGTGACCAAGCCTCTAGCCTCCTCTGCTTCCAGCACCAGGAGGAGAGCCTGGCCCAGGGGCCCCCGCTGTTCGCCACTTCTGTCACCTCCTGGTGGAGCCCTCAGAACATCAGCCTGCCCAGTGCCTCCAACTTCACCTTCTCCTTCCACA GTCCTCCCCACACAGCTGCTCACAATGCCTCGGTGGACATGTGCGAGCTCAAAAGGGACCTCCAGCTGCTCAGCCAGTTCCTGAAGCATCCCCAGAAGGCCTCGAGGAGGCCCTCGGGCACCCCTGCCAGCCA GCAGTTGCAGAGCTTGGAATCGAAGCTGACCTCTGTGAGATTCATGGGGGACACGGTGTCCTTCGAGGAGGACCGGGTCAACGCCACGGTGTGGAAGCTCCAGCCCACAGCTGGCCTCCAGGACCTGCATATCCACTCCCGGCAGGAG CAGGAGCAGAGCGAGATCTTGGAGTACTCGGTGCTGCTGCCTCGAACACTCTTCCAGAGGACGAAAGGCCGGAGAGGGGAGGCTGAGAAGAGACTCCTCCTGGTGGACTTCAGCAGCCAAGCCCTGTTCCAG GACAAGAATTCCAGCCAAGTCCTGGGTGAGAAGGTCTTGGGGATTGTGGTGCAGAATACCAAAGTAGCCAACCTCACGGAGCCCGTGGTGCTCACCTTCCAGCACCAGCCACAGCCG aagaatgtgactctgcaatGTGTATTCTGGGTTGAAGACCCGACAT TGAGCAACCCGGGGCGTTGGAGCAGTGCTGGGTGTGAGACCGTCAGGAGAGAAACCCAAACATCCTGCTTCTGCAACCACTTGACCTACTTTGCAGTGTTGATG GTCTCCTCGGTGGAGGTGGATGCCGTGCACAAGCACTACCTGAGCCTTCTCTCCTACGTGGGATGTGTCGTCTCTGCCCTGGCCTGTGTCGTCACCATTGCCGCCTACCTCTGCTCCAG GAGGAAACCTCGGGACTACACCATAAAGGTGCACATGAACCTACTGCTGGCCGTCTTCCTGCTGGACGTGAGCTTCCTGCTCAGTGAGCCGGTGGCCCTGACGGGCTCCCAGTCTGGCTGCCGAGCCAGCGCCATCTTCCTGCACTTCTCCCTGCTCGCCTGCCTTTCCTGGATGGGCCTCGAGGGCTACAACCTCTACCGACTTGTGGTGGAGGTCTTTGGCACCTACATCCCTGGCTACCTGCTCAAGCTGAGCGCCATGGGCTGGG GCTTCCCCATCTTTCTGGTGACGCTGGTGGCCCTGGTGGATGTGGACAACTATGGCCCCATCATCCTGGCTGTGCATAGGACTCCAGAGAGCGTCATCTACCCTTCCAT GTGCTGGATCCGGGACTCCCTGGTTAGCTACATCACCAACCTGGGCCTCTTCAGCCTGGTGTTTCTGTTCAACATGGCCATGCTAGGCACCATGGTGGTGCAGATCCTGCGACTGCGCCCCCACACCCAAAAGTGGTCGCATGTGCTGACGCTGCTGGGCCTCAGCCTGGTCCTTGGCCTACCCTGGGCCTTGATCTTCTTCTCCTTTGCTTCTGGAACCTTCCAGCTTGTCGTCCTCTACCTTTTCAGCATCATCACCTCCTTCCAAG GCTTCCTCATCTTCCTCTGGTACTGGTCCATGCGGCTACAGGCCCGGGGTGGCCCCTCCCCTCTGAAGAGCAACTCAGACAGCGCCAGGCTCCCCATCAGCACGGGCAGCACCTCATCCAGCCGCATCTAG
- the ADGRG1 gene encoding adhesion G-protein coupled receptor G1 isoform X7, which yields MTAQSLLQTTLFLLSLLFLVQGAHGRGHREDFRFCSQRNQTHISSLHYKFTPDLRISIENSEEALTVHAPFPEAHPASRSFPHPRGLYHFCLYWDRHAGRLHLLYGKHDFLLSDQASSLLCFQHQEESLAQGPPLFATSVTSWWSPQNISLPSASNFTFSFHSPPHTAAHNASVDMCELKRDLQLLSQFLKHPQKASRRPSGTPASQQLQSLESKLTSVRFMGDTVSFEEDRVNATVWKLQPTAGLQDLHIHSRQEEQSEILEYSVLLPRTLFQRTKGRRGEAEKRLLLVDFSSQALFQDKNSSQVLGEKVLGIVVQNTKVANLTEPVVLTFQHQPQPNVTLQCVFWVEDPTLSNPGRWSSAGCETVRRETQTSCFCNHLTYFAVLMVSSVEVDAVHKHYLSLLSYVGCVVSALACVVTIAAYLCSRVPLPCRRKPRDYTIKVHMNLLLAVFLLDVSFLLSEPVALTGSQSGCRASAIFLHFSLLACLSWMGLEGYNLYRLVVEVFGTYIPGYLLKLSAMGWGFPIFLVTLVALVDVDNYGPIILAVHRTPESVIYPSMCWIRDSLVSYITNLGLFSLVFLFNMAMLGTMVVQILRLRPHTQKWSHVLTLLGLSLVLGLPWALIFFSFASGTFQLVVLYLFSIITSFQGFLIFLWYWSMRLQARGGPSPLKSNSDSARLPISTGSTSSSRI from the exons gTGCCCACGGCAGGGGCCACAGGGAAGACTTTCGCTTCTGCAGCCAGCGGAACCAGACACACATTAGCAGCCTCCACTACAAATTCACGCCAGACCTGCGCATCTCCATCGAGAACTCCGAGGAGGCCCTCACAGTCCATGCCCCCTTCCCGGAAGCCCACCCTGCTTCCCGATCCTTCCCTCACCCCAGGGGCCTCTACCATTTCTGCCTCTACTGGGACCGACATGCTGGGAGATTGCATCTTCTCTATGGCAAGCATGACTTCTTGCTGAGTGACCAAGCCTCTAGCCTCCTCTGCTTCCAGCACCAGGAGGAGAGCCTGGCCCAGGGGCCCCCGCTGTTCGCCACTTCTGTCACCTCCTGGTGGAGCCCTCAGAACATCAGCCTGCCCAGTGCCTCCAACTTCACCTTCTCCTTCCACA GTCCTCCCCACACAGCTGCTCACAATGCCTCGGTGGACATGTGCGAGCTCAAAAGGGACCTCCAGCTGCTCAGCCAGTTCCTGAAGCATCCCCAGAAGGCCTCGAGGAGGCCCTCGGGCACCCCTGCCAGCCA GCAGTTGCAGAGCTTGGAATCGAAGCTGACCTCTGTGAGATTCATGGGGGACACGGTGTCCTTCGAGGAGGACCGGGTCAACGCCACGGTGTGGAAGCTCCAGCCCACAGCTGGCCTCCAGGACCTGCATATCCACTCCCGGCAGGAG GAGCAGAGCGAGATCTTGGAGTACTCGGTGCTGCTGCCTCGAACACTCTTCCAGAGGACGAAAGGCCGGAGAGGGGAGGCTGAGAAGAGACTCCTCCTGGTGGACTTCAGCAGCCAAGCCCTGTTCCAG GACAAGAATTCCAGCCAAGTCCTGGGTGAGAAGGTCTTGGGGATTGTGGTGCAGAATACCAAAGTAGCCAACCTCACGGAGCCCGTGGTGCTCACCTTCCAGCACCAGCCACAGCCG aatgtgactctgcaatGTGTATTCTGGGTTGAAGACCCGACAT TGAGCAACCCGGGGCGTTGGAGCAGTGCTGGGTGTGAGACCGTCAGGAGAGAAACCCAAACATCCTGCTTCTGCAACCACTTGACCTACTTTGCAGTGTTGATG GTCTCCTCGGTGGAGGTGGATGCCGTGCACAAGCACTACCTGAGCCTTCTCTCCTACGTGGGATGTGTCGTCTCTGCCCTGGCCTGTGTCGTCACCATTGCCGCCTACCTCTGCTCCAG GGTGCCCCTGCCGTGCAGGAGGAAACCTCGGGACTACACCATAAAGGTGCACATGAACCTACTGCTGGCCGTCTTCCTGCTGGACGTGAGCTTCCTGCTCAGTGAGCCGGTGGCCCTGACGGGCTCCCAGTCTGGCTGCCGAGCCAGCGCCATCTTCCTGCACTTCTCCCTGCTCGCCTGCCTTTCCTGGATGGGCCTCGAGGGCTACAACCTCTACCGACTTGTGGTGGAGGTCTTTGGCACCTACATCCCTGGCTACCTGCTCAAGCTGAGCGCCATGGGCTGGG GCTTCCCCATCTTTCTGGTGACGCTGGTGGCCCTGGTGGATGTGGACAACTATGGCCCCATCATCCTGGCTGTGCATAGGACTCCAGAGAGCGTCATCTACCCTTCCAT GTGCTGGATCCGGGACTCCCTGGTTAGCTACATCACCAACCTGGGCCTCTTCAGCCTGGTGTTTCTGTTCAACATGGCCATGCTAGGCACCATGGTGGTGCAGATCCTGCGACTGCGCCCCCACACCCAAAAGTGGTCGCATGTGCTGACGCTGCTGGGCCTCAGCCTGGTCCTTGGCCTACCCTGGGCCTTGATCTTCTTCTCCTTTGCTTCTGGAACCTTCCAGCTTGTCGTCCTCTACCTTTTCAGCATCATCACCTCCTTCCAAG GCTTCCTCATCTTCCTCTGGTACTGGTCCATGCGGCTACAGGCCCGGGGTGGCCCCTCCCCTCTGAAGAGCAACTCAGACAGCGCCAGGCTCCCCATCAGCACGGGCAGCACCTCATCCAGCCGCATCTAG
- the ADGRG1 gene encoding adhesion G-protein coupled receptor G1 isoform X3, protein MTAQSLLQTTLFLLSLLFLVQGAHGRGHREDFRFCSQRNQTHISSLHYKFTPDLRISIENSEEALTVHAPFPEAHPASRSFPHPRGLYHFCLYWDRHAGRLHLLYGKHDFLLSDQASSLLCFQHQEESLAQGPPLFATSVTSWWSPQNISLPSASNFTFSFHSPPHTAAHNASVDMCELKRDLQLLSQFLKHPQKASRRPSGTPASQQLQSLESKLTSVRFMGDTVSFEEDRVNATVWKLQPTAGLQDLHIHSRQEQEQSEILEYSVLLPRTLFQRTKGRRGEAEKRLLLVDFSSQALFQDKNSSQVLGEKVLGIVVQNTKVANLTEPVVLTFQHQPQPKNVTLQCVFWVEDPTLSNPGRWSSAGCETVRRETQTSCFCNHLTYFAVLMVSSVEVDAVHKHYLSLLSYVGCVVSALACVVTIAAYLCSRVPLPCRRKPRDYTIKVHMNLLLAVFLLDVSFLLSEPVALTGSQSGCRASAIFLHFSLLACLSWMGLEGYNLYRLVVEVFGTYIPGYLLKLSAMGWGFPIFLVTLVALVDVDNYGPIILAVHRTPESVIYPSMCWIRDSLVSYITNLGLFSLVFLFNMAMLGTMVVQILRLRPHTQKWSHVLTLLGLSLVLGLPWALIFFSFASGTFQLVVLYLFSIITSFQGFLIFLWYWSMRLQARGGPSPLKSNSDSARLPISTGSTSSSRI, encoded by the exons gTGCCCACGGCAGGGGCCACAGGGAAGACTTTCGCTTCTGCAGCCAGCGGAACCAGACACACATTAGCAGCCTCCACTACAAATTCACGCCAGACCTGCGCATCTCCATCGAGAACTCCGAGGAGGCCCTCACAGTCCATGCCCCCTTCCCGGAAGCCCACCCTGCTTCCCGATCCTTCCCTCACCCCAGGGGCCTCTACCATTTCTGCCTCTACTGGGACCGACATGCTGGGAGATTGCATCTTCTCTATGGCAAGCATGACTTCTTGCTGAGTGACCAAGCCTCTAGCCTCCTCTGCTTCCAGCACCAGGAGGAGAGCCTGGCCCAGGGGCCCCCGCTGTTCGCCACTTCTGTCACCTCCTGGTGGAGCCCTCAGAACATCAGCCTGCCCAGTGCCTCCAACTTCACCTTCTCCTTCCACA GTCCTCCCCACACAGCTGCTCACAATGCCTCGGTGGACATGTGCGAGCTCAAAAGGGACCTCCAGCTGCTCAGCCAGTTCCTGAAGCATCCCCAGAAGGCCTCGAGGAGGCCCTCGGGCACCCCTGCCAGCCA GCAGTTGCAGAGCTTGGAATCGAAGCTGACCTCTGTGAGATTCATGGGGGACACGGTGTCCTTCGAGGAGGACCGGGTCAACGCCACGGTGTGGAAGCTCCAGCCCACAGCTGGCCTCCAGGACCTGCATATCCACTCCCGGCAGGAG CAGGAGCAGAGCGAGATCTTGGAGTACTCGGTGCTGCTGCCTCGAACACTCTTCCAGAGGACGAAAGGCCGGAGAGGGGAGGCTGAGAAGAGACTCCTCCTGGTGGACTTCAGCAGCCAAGCCCTGTTCCAG GACAAGAATTCCAGCCAAGTCCTGGGTGAGAAGGTCTTGGGGATTGTGGTGCAGAATACCAAAGTAGCCAACCTCACGGAGCCCGTGGTGCTCACCTTCCAGCACCAGCCACAGCCG aagaatgtgactctgcaatGTGTATTCTGGGTTGAAGACCCGACAT TGAGCAACCCGGGGCGTTGGAGCAGTGCTGGGTGTGAGACCGTCAGGAGAGAAACCCAAACATCCTGCTTCTGCAACCACTTGACCTACTTTGCAGTGTTGATG GTCTCCTCGGTGGAGGTGGATGCCGTGCACAAGCACTACCTGAGCCTTCTCTCCTACGTGGGATGTGTCGTCTCTGCCCTGGCCTGTGTCGTCACCATTGCCGCCTACCTCTGCTCCAG GGTGCCCCTGCCGTGCAGGAGGAAACCTCGGGACTACACCATAAAGGTGCACATGAACCTACTGCTGGCCGTCTTCCTGCTGGACGTGAGCTTCCTGCTCAGTGAGCCGGTGGCCCTGACGGGCTCCCAGTCTGGCTGCCGAGCCAGCGCCATCTTCCTGCACTTCTCCCTGCTCGCCTGCCTTTCCTGGATGGGCCTCGAGGGCTACAACCTCTACCGACTTGTGGTGGAGGTCTTTGGCACCTACATCCCTGGCTACCTGCTCAAGCTGAGCGCCATGGGCTGGG GCTTCCCCATCTTTCTGGTGACGCTGGTGGCCCTGGTGGATGTGGACAACTATGGCCCCATCATCCTGGCTGTGCATAGGACTCCAGAGAGCGTCATCTACCCTTCCAT GTGCTGGATCCGGGACTCCCTGGTTAGCTACATCACCAACCTGGGCCTCTTCAGCCTGGTGTTTCTGTTCAACATGGCCATGCTAGGCACCATGGTGGTGCAGATCCTGCGACTGCGCCCCCACACCCAAAAGTGGTCGCATGTGCTGACGCTGCTGGGCCTCAGCCTGGTCCTTGGCCTACCCTGGGCCTTGATCTTCTTCTCCTTTGCTTCTGGAACCTTCCAGCTTGTCGTCCTCTACCTTTTCAGCATCATCACCTCCTTCCAAG GCTTCCTCATCTTCCTCTGGTACTGGTCCATGCGGCTACAGGCCCGGGGTGGCCCCTCCCCTCTGAAGAGCAACTCAGACAGCGCCAGGCTCCCCATCAGCACGGGCAGCACCTCATCCAGCCGCATCTAG
- the ADGRG1 gene encoding adhesion G-protein coupled receptor G1 isoform X5, with product MTAQSLLQTTLFLLSLLFLVQGAHGRGHREDFRFCSQRNQTHISSLHYKFTPDLRISIENSEEALTVHAPFPEAHPASRSFPHPRGLYHFCLYWDRHAGRLHLLYGKHDFLLSDQASSLLCFQHQEESLAQGPPLFATSVTSWWSPQNISLPSASNFTFSFHSPPHTAAHNASVDMCELKRDLQLLSQFLKHPQKASRRPSGTPASQQLQSLESKLTSVRFMGDTVSFEEDRVNATVWKLQPTAGLQDLHIHSRQEEQSEILEYSVLLPRTLFQRTKGRRGEAEKRLLLVDFSSQALFQDKNSSQVLGEKVLGIVVQNTKVANLTEPVVLTFQHQPQPKNVTLQCVFWVEDPTLSNPGRWSSAGCETVRRETQTSCFCNHLTYFAVLMVSSVEVDAVHKHYLSLLSYVGCVVSALACVVTIAAYLCSRVPLPCRRKPRDYTIKVHMNLLLAVFLLDVSFLLSEPVALTGSQSGCRASAIFLHFSLLACLSWMGLEGYNLYRLVVEVFGTYIPGYLLKLSAMGWGFPIFLVTLVALVDVDNYGPIILAVHRTPESVIYPSMCWIRDSLVSYITNLGLFSLVFLFNMAMLGTMVVQILRLRPHTQKWSHVLTLLGLSLVLGLPWALIFFSFASGTFQLVVLYLFSIITSFQGFLIFLWYWSMRLQARGGPSPLKSNSDSARLPISTGSTSSSRI from the exons gTGCCCACGGCAGGGGCCACAGGGAAGACTTTCGCTTCTGCAGCCAGCGGAACCAGACACACATTAGCAGCCTCCACTACAAATTCACGCCAGACCTGCGCATCTCCATCGAGAACTCCGAGGAGGCCCTCACAGTCCATGCCCCCTTCCCGGAAGCCCACCCTGCTTCCCGATCCTTCCCTCACCCCAGGGGCCTCTACCATTTCTGCCTCTACTGGGACCGACATGCTGGGAGATTGCATCTTCTCTATGGCAAGCATGACTTCTTGCTGAGTGACCAAGCCTCTAGCCTCCTCTGCTTCCAGCACCAGGAGGAGAGCCTGGCCCAGGGGCCCCCGCTGTTCGCCACTTCTGTCACCTCCTGGTGGAGCCCTCAGAACATCAGCCTGCCCAGTGCCTCCAACTTCACCTTCTCCTTCCACA GTCCTCCCCACACAGCTGCTCACAATGCCTCGGTGGACATGTGCGAGCTCAAAAGGGACCTCCAGCTGCTCAGCCAGTTCCTGAAGCATCCCCAGAAGGCCTCGAGGAGGCCCTCGGGCACCCCTGCCAGCCA GCAGTTGCAGAGCTTGGAATCGAAGCTGACCTCTGTGAGATTCATGGGGGACACGGTGTCCTTCGAGGAGGACCGGGTCAACGCCACGGTGTGGAAGCTCCAGCCCACAGCTGGCCTCCAGGACCTGCATATCCACTCCCGGCAGGAG GAGCAGAGCGAGATCTTGGAGTACTCGGTGCTGCTGCCTCGAACACTCTTCCAGAGGACGAAAGGCCGGAGAGGGGAGGCTGAGAAGAGACTCCTCCTGGTGGACTTCAGCAGCCAAGCCCTGTTCCAG GACAAGAATTCCAGCCAAGTCCTGGGTGAGAAGGTCTTGGGGATTGTGGTGCAGAATACCAAAGTAGCCAACCTCACGGAGCCCGTGGTGCTCACCTTCCAGCACCAGCCACAGCCG aagaatgtgactctgcaatGTGTATTCTGGGTTGAAGACCCGACAT TGAGCAACCCGGGGCGTTGGAGCAGTGCTGGGTGTGAGACCGTCAGGAGAGAAACCCAAACATCCTGCTTCTGCAACCACTTGACCTACTTTGCAGTGTTGATG GTCTCCTCGGTGGAGGTGGATGCCGTGCACAAGCACTACCTGAGCCTTCTCTCCTACGTGGGATGTGTCGTCTCTGCCCTGGCCTGTGTCGTCACCATTGCCGCCTACCTCTGCTCCAG GGTGCCCCTGCCGTGCAGGAGGAAACCTCGGGACTACACCATAAAGGTGCACATGAACCTACTGCTGGCCGTCTTCCTGCTGGACGTGAGCTTCCTGCTCAGTGAGCCGGTGGCCCTGACGGGCTCCCAGTCTGGCTGCCGAGCCAGCGCCATCTTCCTGCACTTCTCCCTGCTCGCCTGCCTTTCCTGGATGGGCCTCGAGGGCTACAACCTCTACCGACTTGTGGTGGAGGTCTTTGGCACCTACATCCCTGGCTACCTGCTCAAGCTGAGCGCCATGGGCTGGG GCTTCCCCATCTTTCTGGTGACGCTGGTGGCCCTGGTGGATGTGGACAACTATGGCCCCATCATCCTGGCTGTGCATAGGACTCCAGAGAGCGTCATCTACCCTTCCAT GTGCTGGATCCGGGACTCCCTGGTTAGCTACATCACCAACCTGGGCCTCTTCAGCCTGGTGTTTCTGTTCAACATGGCCATGCTAGGCACCATGGTGGTGCAGATCCTGCGACTGCGCCCCCACACCCAAAAGTGGTCGCATGTGCTGACGCTGCTGGGCCTCAGCCTGGTCCTTGGCCTACCCTGGGCCTTGATCTTCTTCTCCTTTGCTTCTGGAACCTTCCAGCTTGTCGTCCTCTACCTTTTCAGCATCATCACCTCCTTCCAAG GCTTCCTCATCTTCCTCTGGTACTGGTCCATGCGGCTACAGGCCCGGGGTGGCCCCTCCCCTCTGAAGAGCAACTCAGACAGCGCCAGGCTCCCCATCAGCACGGGCAGCACCTCATCCAGCCGCATCTAG
- the ADGRG1 gene encoding adhesion G-protein coupled receptor G1 isoform X10 yields the protein MTAQSLLQTTLFLLSLLFLVQGAHGRGHREDFRFCSQRNQTHISSLHYKFTPDLRISIENSEEALTVHAPFPEAHPASRSFPHPRGLYHFCLYWDRHAGRLHLLYGKHDFLLSDQASSLLCFQHQEESLAQGPPLFATSVTSWWSPQNISLPSASNFTFSFHSPPHTAAHNASVDMCELKRDLQLLSQFLKHPQKASRRPSGTPASQQLQSLESKLTSVRFMGDTVSFEEDRVNATVWKLQPTAGLQDLHIHSRQEQEQSEILEYSVLLPRTLFQRTKGRRGEAEKRLLLVDFSSQALFQDKNSSQVLGEKVLGIVVQNTKVANLTEPVVLTFQHQPQPNVTLQCVFWVEDPTLSNPGRWSSAGCETVRRETQTSCFCNHLTYFAVLMVSSVEVDAVHKHYLSLLSYVGCVVSALACVVTIAAYLCSRRKPRDYTIKVHMNLLLAVFLLDVSFLLSEPVALTGSQSGCRASAIFLHFSLLACLSWMGLEGYNLYRLVVEVFGTYIPGYLLKLSAMGWGFPIFLVTLVALVDVDNYGPIILAVHRTPESVIYPSMCWIRDSLVSYITNLGLFSLVFLFNMAMLGTMVVQILRLRPHTQKWSHVLTLLGLSLVLGLPWALIFFSFASGTFQLVVLYLFSIITSFQGFLIFLWYWSMRLQARGGPSPLKSNSDSARLPISTGSTSSSRI from the exons gTGCCCACGGCAGGGGCCACAGGGAAGACTTTCGCTTCTGCAGCCAGCGGAACCAGACACACATTAGCAGCCTCCACTACAAATTCACGCCAGACCTGCGCATCTCCATCGAGAACTCCGAGGAGGCCCTCACAGTCCATGCCCCCTTCCCGGAAGCCCACCCTGCTTCCCGATCCTTCCCTCACCCCAGGGGCCTCTACCATTTCTGCCTCTACTGGGACCGACATGCTGGGAGATTGCATCTTCTCTATGGCAAGCATGACTTCTTGCTGAGTGACCAAGCCTCTAGCCTCCTCTGCTTCCAGCACCAGGAGGAGAGCCTGGCCCAGGGGCCCCCGCTGTTCGCCACTTCTGTCACCTCCTGGTGGAGCCCTCAGAACATCAGCCTGCCCAGTGCCTCCAACTTCACCTTCTCCTTCCACA GTCCTCCCCACACAGCTGCTCACAATGCCTCGGTGGACATGTGCGAGCTCAAAAGGGACCTCCAGCTGCTCAGCCAGTTCCTGAAGCATCCCCAGAAGGCCTCGAGGAGGCCCTCGGGCACCCCTGCCAGCCA GCAGTTGCAGAGCTTGGAATCGAAGCTGACCTCTGTGAGATTCATGGGGGACACGGTGTCCTTCGAGGAGGACCGGGTCAACGCCACGGTGTGGAAGCTCCAGCCCACAGCTGGCCTCCAGGACCTGCATATCCACTCCCGGCAGGAG CAGGAGCAGAGCGAGATCTTGGAGTACTCGGTGCTGCTGCCTCGAACACTCTTCCAGAGGACGAAAGGCCGGAGAGGGGAGGCTGAGAAGAGACTCCTCCTGGTGGACTTCAGCAGCCAAGCCCTGTTCCAG GACAAGAATTCCAGCCAAGTCCTGGGTGAGAAGGTCTTGGGGATTGTGGTGCAGAATACCAAAGTAGCCAACCTCACGGAGCCCGTGGTGCTCACCTTCCAGCACCAGCCACAGCCG aatgtgactctgcaatGTGTATTCTGGGTTGAAGACCCGACAT TGAGCAACCCGGGGCGTTGGAGCAGTGCTGGGTGTGAGACCGTCAGGAGAGAAACCCAAACATCCTGCTTCTGCAACCACTTGACCTACTTTGCAGTGTTGATG GTCTCCTCGGTGGAGGTGGATGCCGTGCACAAGCACTACCTGAGCCTTCTCTCCTACGTGGGATGTGTCGTCTCTGCCCTGGCCTGTGTCGTCACCATTGCCGCCTACCTCTGCTCCAG GAGGAAACCTCGGGACTACACCATAAAGGTGCACATGAACCTACTGCTGGCCGTCTTCCTGCTGGACGTGAGCTTCCTGCTCAGTGAGCCGGTGGCCCTGACGGGCTCCCAGTCTGGCTGCCGAGCCAGCGCCATCTTCCTGCACTTCTCCCTGCTCGCCTGCCTTTCCTGGATGGGCCTCGAGGGCTACAACCTCTACCGACTTGTGGTGGAGGTCTTTGGCACCTACATCCCTGGCTACCTGCTCAAGCTGAGCGCCATGGGCTGGG GCTTCCCCATCTTTCTGGTGACGCTGGTGGCCCTGGTGGATGTGGACAACTATGGCCCCATCATCCTGGCTGTGCATAGGACTCCAGAGAGCGTCATCTACCCTTCCAT GTGCTGGATCCGGGACTCCCTGGTTAGCTACATCACCAACCTGGGCCTCTTCAGCCTGGTGTTTCTGTTCAACATGGCCATGCTAGGCACCATGGTGGTGCAGATCCTGCGACTGCGCCCCCACACCCAAAAGTGGTCGCATGTGCTGACGCTGCTGGGCCTCAGCCTGGTCCTTGGCCTACCCTGGGCCTTGATCTTCTTCTCCTTTGCTTCTGGAACCTTCCAGCTTGTCGTCCTCTACCTTTTCAGCATCATCACCTCCTTCCAAG GCTTCCTCATCTTCCTCTGGTACTGGTCCATGCGGCTACAGGCCCGGGGTGGCCCCTCCCCTCTGAAGAGCAACTCAGACAGCGCCAGGCTCCCCATCAGCACGGGCAGCACCTCATCCAGCCGCATCTAG